The Mycobacterium avium subsp. avium genomic sequence TCGGGCAACCCGGCCAACTGCTGCTCCCAATACGCCAGCTGCGCAGCGATCGGGCTGTCGCTATCGGTGACGTCGCCCAGCTGCGCGCGCTGCCACAGGGTGTAGTCGGCGTACTCTGCACCGGCAACGGAGCCCAGCCCGGTGCATGCCCGGCACACCGGCTGGCATAGGCCATGCCCAGATCGGCCACCAGCGGGGCCATCGACAAACCATCGGCGGCGATGTGGTGCAGCACGGCCACCAGCACATGCTCATCGTCGGCGATCCGGAAAAGCCTTGCCCGCAGCGGGATCTCGGTGGCCAGATCGAACGAGTGGCGGACTGTGGCCTCGATGGTCTGCTGTAGCCGGTCCGTCGGCCAGCCGCTGGCATCGACGACCTGCCAGCCGAAGTCGGCCCGCTCGGCCGGGATCACCACCTGCTCGGGTATCCCGTCGACGGCCGGGAATAGGGTGCGCAGGGTTTCCTGGCGGGCCACCACATCGGCCAGGGCCGTCCCCAACGCGTCGGCGTCTAGCCGTCCGGTCAGCCGCAACGCGGCAGCCATGTTGTAGATCGGCGAGGGCCCGAGCAGTTGGTCGATGAACCACAACCGCTGCTGGGCGAACGACAACGGCACCACCGCCGGCCGCTCCACGGCCACCAACGGTTGCCGCCGGCCCCGGTCGCCGCTGACGCGCTGCGCCAACTGGGTAACGGTGGGCGCCTCGAACACGGTGCGCACCGAAAGGTCGGCATTCAGCGTGGTTTCGATCGCGGCGATCACCCGCATCGCCAACAACGAGTCGCCGCCCAGGTCGAAGAACGAGTCGTCCACGCCGACCCGGTCCAGCCCCAGCACGTCGGCGAATACGCCGGCCAGGATTTCCTCGACCGGACTGGCGGGTGCACGGTAGTCGGCGTTCTGGAATTCGGGTGCGGGCAGGGCGCGGGTGTCGAGTTTGCCGTTCGCGGTCAGTGGCAGCGTTTCCAGCACGACCACCGCGGCCGGCACCATGTATTCGGGCAGCCGCTTCGCCAGCCGGGCGCGGATCTCGGCGGGGTCGGCGGTTGCGGTGGCTGATTCGGTGACGTAGGCGACCAGTCGTTTGTCGCCGGGGCGGTCCTCGCGGGCGATCACCGCCGCCTGCTCCACACCGTCCAAATCCACTAGCGCCGAGCGGATTTCGCCCAGCTCGATGCGGTAGCCGCGGATCTTGACCTGCTCATCGGCCCGCCCCAGATAATCCAGCTGCCCGTCGGCACGCCAACGCACCAAATCCCCGGTGCGATACATGCGTGTCGCGGGCGCTCCGAACGGGCAGGCCACGAAACGTGACCCGGTCAGTGACGGCCGGCCCAGGTATCCACATGCCACGCCACGACCGGCCACGTACAGCTCGCCGACCACCCCCGCCGGCACCGGCTGTAGCCACCGATCGAGGACGAACAACGCCGCCCCGGGGACGGGTGAGCCGATGGGCACCACACCCGAGCCCGCCGATCCTGGCTTTAGTGGTGCGCTGATGGCCACGCACATGGTGGTCTCTGTCGGCCCGTAGGCGTTGACCATCACCCGACCCGGCGCCCACCGATCCACCACCTCCACCGGACACGCCTCACCGACCACCACCACGGCCACCGACTCCAACCCGTCAGCCGGCAATGCCGCCACCGCCGAGGGGGTCTGGGTCAACACGCTGACCTGTTCGGCCACCAACATGCCGTGCAGCTGCTGCGGAGAAACGGTCACCGACTCCGGCACCACCACCAACCGCCCACCGCGCACCAGCGCGCCGAAAATCTCCCACACCGACACGTCGAACGCCAACGAATGACACAACGCCCACACGCCCGGGGCCGGCAACCCCGCATCCAACGCCCCCAACAGCTGGGTCACGTTGCGGTGAGTGACCGCAACGCCTTTGGGCACACCCGTGGTGCCCGACGTGTAAATCAGGTAGGCGACATCGTCAGGGGCCGGCCCCGGTGGTGCCGTGCCGGGATAGGCCTCCACCACCACGGTGACAGCGGGATCGTCGACGTCGATGACCACCACGTCATACCCGCCCAACCGCTCCGCCAGCCCGGTGCCGGTGATCGCGGCGATCGGCGCGGCATCGGCCAACACAAACCCGACCCGCTCGTCCGGCACGCCCGGGTCGATCGGCAGATACGCCGCCCCCGTCTTGAGCACCGCCAACATCGCCACGACCGCATCGACCGACCGCGAAAACAGCAGCGCCACACGCTCACCCGGGCCCACCCCGCGAGCCACCAGCAGATGCGCCAACCGATTCGACGCCTCATCCAGCTGCCGATAGCTCACCGAACGGCCGCCAAAACTCACCGCCACCGCATCCGGCGTCCCGGCCACATGCGCGGCAAACAAATCCGGAATCGACACCGAAACACCCCGCGGGCCAGCCAAAACCGCCTTGTTACCAAGCTCATCCAACCGCACCCGCTCACCCACACCCAGCACATCCACCGACGACAACCGCCGCCCCGGATCAGCCGTCATCGCCACCAACACCCGCTCCAACCGCCCGACCACATCGTGGACGTCACAATCAGAAAGCCATTGCCCGGCGCCACCGAATCCACCCGTTGTCGCGCCGGGCTGCATGCCGAGGAATAGCCGATCGTGGTCGCTGAAGAAGTCCAGTCCAAGCTGGTCGACGAGGTTGGTGTGGGTCAGGGTTCCCGAAACCCTGGCACCGGCGATGTTGGCCAGGTTTGTCGTCGGAATGAAATTGAGAATTACCCGATTTGACGTCTGCGTGGACCCGCGACGCTTGTTCTCGATGGTGTGCACCGGGAACCGCTGATGTTGGAGCGCTTCTCCCAGCCGTGTGTCGACATGCTCACAAAAACTCGCGACCGACGAGCCCGGCGAAGCTTTCAGGACCAGGGGGACGAATCCGGTAATCATTCCGGGCACCGTCTGCGCTTCCGGACGCACCCGCCTACTCACCGGAAACTCGAACACGATCTCCGAATTTTCCAGGTCGCACCCGCCCACCAGCAGCGCGCACGCCGCGGCCAGCACCGACGAGCGACGCACCCCCAGCTCCTGTGACAACTTCTGTATCCCGGCGACGGCGACCGGGTCCAACTCAATCGGCGCGGAAGATTCGTACGGTTCCCGCTCCGAGGCGGGCGCGAACCGATAACCCGGTTCGCTTTCCGACGGTAGGTTCTCGGCCCAATAGGCCCGATCATCGAGATAATCGGTGGACGCTTCGTATTCGGCCTCGCAGGCAATCAAATCACTCAGCGACCCGAAATAGGCGGGGGGAATCGGCGCACCCGAGGCCAACGCGTTGTAGACATCCCCGATGCGGTGGCAAATGAGAGCAAGACCGATTCCGTCCGCCACGATGTGGTGGCAGCACACGAATAGATAGAATTCGTCCACGCGGGTCTGCAACAACGCAAATTTGAACAGCGGGCCATCGAGCGGCATCACGGTGCGCTGAATCGAGGCCGCCAGCCGGTAGGCTTCCTGGACGGGATCTTGCGAGCCCATCCGCTGATAGCACGCGAGCTCGACGTCCGGGTAATCGACGGCCTTCTGGAAAACCTGGCCATCCACCTGGAAAAAGGCGGCTCGGAGTGGTTCGGCCTCGCGCACCACTTGCCGGATCGTGTGCTCCAGCAACCACGGGTCGACGGTGCCTTCGATTCGCAGCAGGTAGCCCAGCTGCCACCTCGCACCCTGCTGATCCGTTTCCTGTGCGAGCCAGATGTCGAGCTGTCCGCGTGTCAGCGGGAATGGCCCACCATCGAGTTCCGTCAGTTGTTCTCGCCCAACGTGCAGTGCCCGGTCATCGATCGTCATCGGAATTCCTTTGCGGGTTACTTGCCAGCACCGCGGCGCTGCGCCGCCAGCCTGTCCCGTAAAGTCTTCGGGCGGATATCGGGCCAGTTCTGTTCGATGTAGTCCAGGCACGCAGCGCGATCCGCTTCGCCGTAAACCGGTCAAGTCCCGGGAAGTGGTGTAGTGCTGTGTGATCCGGTGGGTTAGGCGGTGAGTGCGGGCATGTCGTTGGCTCCTATGTCGGGGTTGTCGTCGGTGATGGTGGTCAGGCGGCAGCGGGTGAGGATGTCGAGGCCGAGGTAACGGCGGCCTTCGGCCCATTCGTCGTTCTGTTCGGCCAACACGGCGCCGACGAGACGGACGATGGCGTCGCGGTTGGGGAAGATCCCGACGGCGTCGGTGCGGCGGCGGATCTCTTTGTTGAGCCGTTCACTGGTTATCTGGAGCACTGTGTGCGATAGCTGTTGTGACCTGCAGGTTTGTGTCGTGGAGGGTGTCCATGACGCGGCTGGAGATCGATATCGGTTGGCGGTCAGCATGGCCCGATCGTTACCGAATCGCGATGCGTCCGTTCATGGTGTCTTCCGGTGTCGTCGCGGAGTTGGCCAAGGGCGCACGCGAGTTGGCGGCGTAGCCGCCGGTTCTCATCGGCGAGTTCGTGGTTGCGGCGGTTGGCGATTTCGAGGCGCTGCCGCAGGGAGTCGTCGCTGGCGCGTTGTCGGGCAGGTAACGGTGTGCTTGGCTCGGGCCGGTGCTGGGCGCGGAGCCGGCAGATCTCGTCTTTGAGGTCGATTTGGGTGTAGATCCACGAGCGGGAGACACCGGCATGGCGGGCGACGGATTCGAAGGTGAGCACGGCGCCGGTCCGGTCGAGTTCGTGCATCGCCGCGATCGCCTTGGCGCGGGTGTGTTCGTGCCGCTGCTGGGCCGCCCGGATGAGGTTGATGCTGTTGTCAGCCCGCATGTTTGGCCTTCCCTGGTTCTGAATCGTTGAGGGCGGTGATGATGGTGTCCAGGTTGTGCAGGACTTGACGGTTCATCTCGGCCAGACGTTGTTGGCCGCGGGCTTCGGCGGCGGTGATCAGCTGCAGAGTCTGTTGCCGCTGCTGGTGGTGCTGGGGCAGGAACTCGGCGGTGGTGAGGAACATCGGGCAGGTCAGGCAGGCGTTGGCGTGCGGGCAGCTCTGCTGCACCGGCAGTCCGCAGTAGCCGTTGGGTAGGGCCTGGGTGGCTCGGCCGAGGCGCTGTTTGGCCCAGGCGGCCTCCGCGATCGGCCCGGACGGGTCGAAAATGATTGTGGCGCCGTGGATGTCGACCTTTCGAGCTGCCTCCCACTGACGGCGCACGGTGGTGTCGTGCAGGCGGGCGTAGTGCCCGGTCATCTGCGCGGAGTCATGGTCGAGGATGCGTCGCACGACCTCTTGCGGGACGTCGCGGTTGATCAGCCGGGTGCCCAGGGTATGGCGCCACTGGTGCGGGGTGAGGTGCACCGGCTGGCCGTGCTCGTCGCGGATGTCGCAGACGGACAGCCAGCGCAACAGCGCCATCCGGTAGGTGGGACTCGCGATCGGGTGGGTGCCGTCAATGTTCTTCGTCGGCCGTGGGAACAACACCGGCGTGCCTGCCGGCCAACGCTGGGAGGTGTGGTTGCGATGTTCGGCGATGAGTTCGCGCAACTGCTCGTCGATGGGCACCAACGCGTCGCGTTTCATCTTGTGGTTGAGGTAGCGCAGATACGGTGCGCCTTCGGCATCGGCGACCACACAATCGCTGCGCAGCCGCAGCGCATCAGTGATCCGTAGCCCGCAACGCATCAAGATGATCGTGATCAACCGGTGAGCGGGGTCGGCGTATCGGGCAAGGTTGTCGGGATCCTCGAGCTGGGTCATGACCTGTTCGGCCAGTGCCCGAGGCAACCGTTCATCGCGTTTGGGGTAGTCCTCGGCGAAGAACATCGCGTCTGCGGGAAGGTCTGTGTCCCAACGGTGTTGGCGGACGGTAGCGAAGAATCGGTTGAGCAGCCCGATATGGGTCCCGCGGCGTTGGGCACCGATGGAGTCGCTGCGCAGGTTGGCCAAATAGCGCTCCAGCACCGGCCGGTTGATCCGGTCGATGCTCTCGACGCCGATGTCGGCGAGGTACCCGGCGAAGCGGGTGAGCGCAACGACCGGCCTGCCGCCGCCGGCTTCCAGACCCAATCCGGTCGATAGCCGCCACCGGACCCACCGCTTGGCCAGATCCCGCAGCCACGGCTGCGGAATACCGTCGAAGCGCAGCGTGCGGTCTCCGTCGTAGCCGAGCCGGCGCATGCGCCAGACTTCGCGCGGGTATTCGGCGTCCCAGCCGCCGGCCTCGGCCAGGTCGGCGATCACCCGGGATGCGTAGCTGAGGAATCCACGGGAGCGAGTGTCGTTGATCGTCGACCGAGCCCAGTCATGCCAGGTGTCCTCGTCGTGGTGGAGCAGGGAGCCCACGCCTGCGGCGGCCAGTGCCTTCACCACGCGCATGACCACGTCCGGGGTGAGCTTGCCCTGCCGATCGTCGTGGCGGCGTTGCAGCACGTACTGCAGTTCCAGCTTCAGCTGACCGATCAGCCGGTCGAGCCGTATCTGCTCACTGGCCAACGGGGCTTCGGCGGCGAAGCGGTCGGCGAACACGTCGATGTCGGGTCTGCCGTTGACCTTCCAGGTGTTGGTGTGGGTTTGGCAGAACGCAGACGTGCCCTGCGGCCAGAGCTCGCAGTGCGGAATCCGGCAGGTCACCCCGGCCGCTGGTTGCTTGAACGGCTGCGGTTCGGCCAGCCATCCGGCCAGGCTGGGGCGCCCGGCGCGTTCCCATCGTTGCGCGTGCAGCCCGCACATGCCGCCACGGGCAGAGCCGTAACCGCAACCGGGCACCCGGCAGCGCTGGTTGGGTTGTCGCCGCCGCCACCGCGGATCGGTCGACACGACAAACTGCTCCACCGACGGGCGTCCTTCGTCGTCCCACCGTTGCCGATGTCCTTCACACAGGCCGCGTCCGCGGGCGGTTCGCCCGCACCCCTCAACCCGGCACTCGGCTCCACCAAACACCGGATCATCGGCACCGAATTCCAGTACATCGCTGCGGAATTCGCTGCGGACCTCGGCCATCAGCTTGCCGATTAGCCCCGACGGGCCGGCGGGCTTCAGCGACGGCGCGCTCATAGCCGCACCTGCCCATCGGTGAACCAGCCTGCCTGTTCCATGACCCGCCGAGCGTCCTCCACGGTGAGGTGCCCATACGTCGTGGTCGTCGTCGCCACGTGCGCATGTCCGAGCAGGTGCGCGACCACCTCGATGCTGACTCCGTCGCGCAGCAGCCGGGTTGCGGCCGTGTGTCGCAGCCAGTGCGGGTCGAAGTCGATCCCGGTCCGCCGGCGCAGCCTCCGCACCAGGTCGTAGACCGCAGCGTAGGTCAGCGGATGCCCCTGCGGGCGGCCCCACAGGTTGACGAACACGTAGTCGCTGTCCAGATCGCCGTACTCGCTGTGAAGGTAGTCGGCGAACAATCGGATCAACGCGCTGCTGACTGGGATCGTGCGGACGGTCTGTGACTTGGCGCGCGCGCCATTGGCGTTATCGCGTCGCCGCACCGTCACCTCATGCTCGGCAGCGGCGATGTCGTTGTGCCGCAAACCAAGTGCCTCACCGATCCGCATCCCGGTGTCGTAGAGCACGGCGAACAGCAATCGGTCCCGCAGCCGACCGCAACCATCCAGGATCGCCTGCACCTCGTCCGGTGAGAGCACCCGCGGCAGCTTCTTCGGCGCCTTCAACGCGATCACCCGCCGCGACCTCGGCGCGCCCTTGCTGATGTGGTGCAAAAACGGCTTCCAACCACCGCGCGCGCCGCCGACCTGCCACGAGGTCAGCAGAGCGCTGACATCCAGCCCATCTCGTGCGGCGTGGGTGTAAAACGCCCCGACCGCCGAAAGCTTGCGGTTCACAGTAGATTCCGTGCAGTGATGCGGCACCGACGGCAACACCGCAACCTGCCCATGCCGGGCCCGCAGCGGCAGCCGCAGCCAGGCCACGAACTCACCTACGTCATCAAGCCGCACCGCCCGCCAGTCCAGCCCACGCTCGGCGAGAAAACCGAACCAGTCCTTGAGATCGTGCGCGTACGCCTTGACCGTGTTCGGTGATCGCTCGATATCGGTCAGATACGCCAGATACCGGTCAACCGCTGCTACCGGAGCGTCGTCGTCGCCGAGAACGGTCCACGACTCACGCAACGAGACCGGCGAGATAACTCGTGCAATCTGCATCGCCCCTCCGCAGGCTCTTGCCTCCTGGACGACTGCAGATAAACACGTCCACCACGCAGAACCTGGGACCTCAACGCCTCGTGTCGGACATCAAGGACACCGCCTGCAGGACTCCAGATAACTGCGGGGTTGTTGGACCAGATCTTTTTCCAGTGCAGGACAGGGAAATCGGCGAATGCGGTGATGTCGTCGGCGGCCTCGCGCAGCATCGTTTCGACCTTGGGCAGTTGGCGGCCGAGCATGCCGGCGATGGTGTCGAGTTGCTCTCGCACATGTTCGGCGTCGGGTTGGGCGAAGATGGTGCGGATCGCTGCGGCGACCATCTCGGCTGATCCCTTGGGCACCTGGGCGAGCACGTTGCGCAGGAAGTGCACCCGGCATCGTTGCCAAGATGCGCCGATGAGGATGGCCTCGATGGCGCTGCGCAACCCGGTGTGGGCATCAGAGATCACCAGCTGCACCCCGGACAGGCCGCGGGTTTTCAGTGAGCGCAGAAACGCCGTCCAAAACGCGCCGTCCTCGGAGTCACCGACGTCGAAGCCGAGCACTTCACGGCGTCCGTCAGCCGCGACACCGGTGGCGATGACGACCGCTTGGGAGACCACCCGATGGTTGACCCGAGCCTTGCAGTAAGTGGCGTCGAGGAACACATACGGGAAGTGCTGCTCGGATAGAGGCCGGTCCCGAAAGGCGCCTACCTCGGTGTCCAGATCGGCGCAAATCCGGGAGACCTCGCTTTTGGAGATGCCGGCGTCCGCGCCGAGGGCTTTAACCAAATCGTCGACTTTGCGGGTGGAGGTGCCGTGCAAATAGGCCTCCATCACCACCGCGAACAAGCACTGATCGACCCGGCGGCGCCGCTCCAGCAGCGCCGGGAAGAACGAGCCCGACCGAAGCTTGGGAATCCGCAACTCCAAATCGCCAGCGATCGTCGACAGTGTGCGCGGCCGAGACCCGTTGCGCTGGTTGGTTCGTGATGCGCTCCGTTCATGCGGACCGGCGCCGATCACCGCCGTCAGCTCCGCATCGATGAGTGCCTGATAAATCGTCTCGGCGGCCTGCTTGATCCGATCAGCGGCATCGGCATTGCGTAATGCGTCCAGCACCTCCAGCAAGGCAGACTGGTCCAGGGCCATCGCGATGTTCCTCTCGGTAGTGATCCTTGGTCGTTTCACCACAGAGACTCACGCGATGGCCCTCTACATCAGCACCGACACGCCGCCACTATTTACACCACGCCCCGGGACGTTCCCCCGGGCCCCGGCGTGACCTTCTCCCGGTGCAAGTTGGCGATTTAGCTGCGCGTGGAAACCTCGACGAGGTGGCAGCGATCATCGCCACGCGGGCGCGGGAAGGTAGCGTCGGTAATCAACCTGCGCCAGTATTGGCGGCGAGCAAGTGGCGGCATGGACGGCGACCCGCCGCCGCCCTGCCATTGCCGGAACGTGTCCTCTATCGGGCCGCAACTTCCCTACTGGCTGATGGCCTTGCGCCTGAGCGCGCCAAAGATGGCTACTCGACTATGGTGAGTGCCCCGGTCGAAAATGGCGACAAATTTATCGTAGTGACTGATTTAGCCAACTATTATTCGTCCATTCAAGTGGACAGGATTGCTAACGTCTTGTTGTCTCGGACGGGCGAGTGGTCGGTAATCGCATGGTT encodes the following:
- a CDS encoding site-specific integrase; translated protein: MQIARVISPVSLRESWTVLGDDDAPVAAVDRYLAYLTDIERSPNTVKAYAHDLKDWFGFLAERGLDWRAVRLDDVGEFVAWLRLPLRARHGQVAVLPSVPHHCTESTVNRKLSAVGAFYTHAARDGLDVSALLTSWQVGGARGGWKPFLHHISKGAPRSRRVIALKAPKKLPRVLSPDEVQAILDGCGRLRDRLLFAVLYDTGMRIGEALGLRHNDIAAAEHEVTVRRRDNANGARAKSQTVRTIPVSSALIRLFADYLHSEYGDLDSDYVFVNLWGRPQGHPLTYAAVYDLVRRLRRRTGIDFDPHWLRHTAATRLLRDGVSIEVVAHLLGHAHVATTTTTYGHLTVEDARRVMEQAGWFTDGQVRL
- a CDS encoding DUF6262 family protein; the encoded protein is MRADNSINLIRAAQQRHEHTRAKAIAAMHELDRTGAVLTFESVARHAGVSRSWIYTQIDLKDEICRLRAQHRPEPSTPLPARQRASDDSLRQRLEIANRRNHELADENRRLRRQLACALGQLRDDTGRHHERTHRDSVTIGPC
- a CDS encoding tyrosine-type recombinase/integrase, which produces MSAPSLKPAGPSGLIGKLMAEVRSEFRSDVLEFGADDPVFGGAECRVEGCGRTARGRGLCEGHRQRWDDEGRPSVEQFVVSTDPRWRRRQPNQRCRVPGCGYGSARGGMCGLHAQRWERAGRPSLAGWLAEPQPFKQPAAGVTCRIPHCELWPQGTSAFCQTHTNTWKVNGRPDIDVFADRFAAEAPLASEQIRLDRLIGQLKLELQYVLQRRHDDRQGKLTPDVVMRVVKALAAAGVGSLLHHDEDTWHDWARSTINDTRSRGFLSYASRVIADLAEAGGWDAEYPREVWRMRRLGYDGDRTLRFDGIPQPWLRDLAKRWVRWRLSTGLGLEAGGGRPVVALTRFAGYLADIGVESIDRINRPVLERYLANLRSDSIGAQRRGTHIGLLNRFFATVRQHRWDTDLPADAMFFAEDYPKRDERLPRALAEQVMTQLEDPDNLARYADPAHRLITIILMRCGLRITDALRLRSDCVVADAEGAPYLRYLNHKMKRDALVPIDEQLRELIAEHRNHTSQRWPAGTPVLFPRPTKNIDGTHPIASPTYRMALLRWLSVCDIRDEHGQPVHLTPHQWRHTLGTRLINRDVPQEVVRRILDHDSAQMTGHYARLHDTTVRRQWEAARKVDIHGATIIFDPSGPIAEAAWAKQRLGRATQALPNGYCGLPVQQSCPHANACLTCPMFLTTAEFLPQHHQQRQQTLQLITAAEARGQQRLAEMNRQVLHNLDTIITALNDSEPGKAKHAG